In Solenopsis invicta isolate M01_SB unplaced genomic scaffold, UNIL_Sinv_3.0 scaffold_38, whole genome shotgun sequence, one DNA window encodes the following:
- the LOC120359942 gene encoding uncharacterized protein LOC120359942 — protein sequence MEAQFLTANITVDDTKYNYVIQCLDEACLAEVSDIVLNPPAADKYHALKDRLDKSFADSAEKKLRRLLNEIDLGDRRPSQLLRRMRDLAQSGVSKEVLKSLWLQRLPQQVQAILTATKYDLEELSQLADRVTDVLPAGINVVTAATSKQTLPTDPQCSQISALIERVEKLETRASRSRSRTPQGSGRGSYSRSSSGSQSDSCWYHRRFGSKANRCTKPCDTRADVSTLPVSKRNRSNQSDHVLYAANRTIIPTFGQKLLKLDLGFRWTFQWPFVIANVDICIIGSDFLAHFNLLPDIRHKRLIDGNTLIKVSAQLVKQATPRITTLAENCPFKEILSKFPEVTKTSIIHKETAHGVEHVIETTGSLVSAKAR from the exons ATGGAAGCTCAGTTCCTTACCGCGAATATAACAGTAGACGATACGAAGTATAATTACGTGATACAATGCCTCGACGAAGCTTGTTTAGCTGAGGTTAGCGATATTGTGCTTAATCCTCCCGCGGCGGACAAATATCATGCGCTTAAGGACAGGTTAGATAAAAGTTTCGCGGACAGCGCCGAAAAGAAACTGCGTAGACTATTAAATGAGATCGATCTGGGTGACCGCCGCCCGTCGCAATTACTTAGACGAATGCGAGACCTTGCACAATCCGGTGTATCCAAAGAAGTGCTTAAATCTTTGTGGCTACAACGACTACCGCAGCAGGTGCAAGCCATTTTAACAGCTACCAAGTACGACCTTGAAGAATTATCGCAGCTAGCGGATAGAGTAACAGATGTGTTACCCGCCGGCATTAACGTGGTCACGGCAGCAACATCCAAGCAGACTCTTCCAACGGATCCGCAATGTTCGCAGATTTCCGCGCTTATAGAACGAGTGGAAAAGCTAGAGACTCGTGCTTCGCGCAGCCGTTCACGAACTCCGCAGGGTTCTGGTCGCGGAAGTTATTCAAGATCCAGTTCAGGGAGCCAATCCGATAGCTGCTGGTACCATCGACGTTTTGGCAGCAAAGCCAACAGGTGCACGAAGCCGTGCG acACCAGGGCGGACGTCTCGACTCTTCCCGTCTCAAAACGCAACCGGTCGAATCAGAGCGATCATGTACTTTATGCGGCTAATAGAACAATTATTCCTACGTTTGGACAGAAGTTACTCAAACTCGACTTGGGATTCCGTTGGACCTTTCAATGGCCTTTTGTGATTGCCAACGTGGACATCTGTATCATTGGCTCGGATTTCCTggcacattttaatttattgcccGACATTCGACACAAGCGGTTAATCGACGGCAATACGCTCATCAAAGTCTCCGCTCAGCTGGTCAAACAAGCCACGCCTCGCATAACAACGTTGGCCGAAAATTGTCCATTTAAAGAGATTCTAAGTAAGTTTCCAGAAGTAACGAAGACGTCGATCATTCATAAGGAAACTGCGCACGGAGTGGAACATGTTATCGAGACAACGGGTTCCCTTGTGTCAGCCAAAGCTAGATGA